A stretch of the Capsicum annuum cultivar UCD-10X-F1 chromosome 8, UCD10Xv1.1, whole genome shotgun sequence genome encodes the following:
- the LOC107839656 gene encoding pre-mRNA-splicing factor 38, which produces MANRTDPLAKSIRGTNPQNLVEKIVRSKIYQNTYWKEQCFGLTAETLVDKAMELDHLGGTFGGNRKPAPFICLVMKMLQIQPEKDIVVEFIKNEDYKYVRVLGAFYLRLTGTDVDIYRYLEPLYNDYRKLRRKLADGQYALTHVDEYIDELLTTDYSCDIAMPRIKKRWILEQNKQLEPRRSALEDDFEEEEEKDEDEPLATGLDDEHEKDYYRGGSPSRERERDRRRDSHRYRDRDYDRDRDYDRDYDRDRDYDRERGRRDRDRDRDRERDRDRDRDRHRLRDDDKDYGRERDRGRDRERDRRDRERGRRRSYSRSRSRSRDRKDREDDRRKRHARSSASPVRDEPKKKKVKKEKKEKKDDGTDHPDPEIAEANRLRASLGLKPLKL; this is translated from the exons ATGGCGAATCGCACCGACCCGTTAGCGAAGAGCATTAGGGGAACAAACCCCCAGAACCTCGTAGAGAAAATCGTCAGAtccaaaatataccaaaataccTACTGGAAAGAACAATGTTTTGGGTTAACAGCAGAAACACTTGTCGACAAAGCTATGGAACTCGACCACCTAGGTGGAACATTCGGCGGCAATCGAAAACCTGCGCCCTTTATTTGTCTTGTAATGAAGATGCTCCAAATTCAGCCTGAAAAAGATATCGTTGTGGAGTTTATAAAGAATGAAGATTATAAGTATGTTCGTGTACTTGGTGCTTTTTATTTGCGGCTTACGGGTACCGATGTTGATATTTATCGATATCTTGAGCCGTTATATAATGATTATCGGAAGCTGAGGAGGAAATTAGCTGATGGGC agTATGCATTGACACATGTGGATGAGTATATTGATGAACTTTTGACGACGGATTATTCTTGTGATATTGCTATGCCCCGTATCAAGAAAAG ATGGATATTGGAACAGAATAAACAGCTGGAACCTCGGAGAAGTGCATTGGAAGATGACTTTGAAGAGGAAGAGGAGAAGGATGAGGATGAACCACTTGCCACTGGATTAGATGACGAGCATGAAAAG GATTACTATCGTGGGGGGAGTCCATCTAGGGAGAGAGAACGGGATAGAAGAAGAGATAGTCACAGATACAG GGATCGTGACTATGACAGAGATCGAGATTATGATAGAGACTATGACAGAGATCGTGATTATGACAGGGAACGTGGCAGACGTGACAGGGATAGGGATAGggatagagagagagatagagatagagacaGGGATCGTCATCGCCTCAGGGATGATGATAAGGACTATGGTCGTGAGAGGGATCGAGGAAGGGACAGGGAACGTGATAGACGTGATCGTGAGCGTGGTCGACGCAGGAGTTATTCGAGGAGCAGAAGTAGAAGCAGAGACCGTAAAGATCGTGAGGACGACCGTCGTAAAAGGCATGCTCGCAGCAGTGCTAGTCCTGTTCGGGATGAACCtaagaagaagaaagtgaagaaggagaagaaagaaaagaaagatgatgGAACAGATCATCCAGATCCAGAGATTGCAGAAGCGAATAGGCTTAGAGCATCGCTCGGATTAAAGCCTTTGAAGCTATGA
- the LOC107839657 gene encoding single-stranded DNA-binding protein, mitochondrial translates to MNSVATKLVKFLRCSPAATPVMMGVEGSSRLSYSTGTFGSDGDEPASTNEAVEIDDSDFLPEKPELQLQSVDPRKGWNFRGVHKAIICGKVGNSPLQKILRNGRTVTIFTVGTGGMFDQRIRDRDLPRPAQWHRVAVHNELIGEYSVQKLTKNSSVYIEGDIETRVYNDSLSGEVKSIPEICVRRDGKVRLLKGGESLSTICIDELREGLM, encoded by the exons ATGAATTCAGTAGCTACTAAACTTGTCAAATTCTTGCGTTGTTCTCCAGCGGCCACCCCAG TGATGATGGGTGTGGAAGGAAGCTCTAGGTTGTCCTATTCAACTGGTACATTTGGTAGTGATGGAGATGAGCCTGCAAGTACTAATGAAGCTGTTGAAATTGATGATAGTGACTTTCTTCCTGAAAAGCCTGAATTGCAGCTGCAAAGTGTGGATCCAAGAAAGGGTTGGAATTTTCGGGGTGTTCACAAG GCTATTATATGTGGCAAAGTCGGGAATTCTCCTTTGCAGAAGATATTGCGAAATGGACGAACTGTCACTATCTTCACTGTTGGAACAGGTGGCATGTTCGATCAGAGAATCCGAGACAGAGACTTGCCTAGGCCTGCTCAGTGGCATAGAGTCGCTGTGCATAATGAATTGATTGGGGAATACTCCGTTCAGAAACTTACCAAAAA CTCCTCAGTCTACATTGAGGGTGATATTGAAACCAGAGTCTACAATGACAGTCTCAGTGGTGAAGTTAAAAGCATACCAGAAATTTGCGTGCGCAGAGATG GGAAGGTTCGGCTTCTAAAAGGTGGTGAAAGTCTCAGCACTATCTGTATTGATGAGCTCC GAGAAGGATTGATGTAG